The Methylocystis echinoides genomic interval TAGCCAAAATGCTTGGCGGAAAGCCCGAGGGAGGCGGCTACCTATGCTCCTGCCCCGTGAAAGGGCACGGCAAGGGGCGCGGCGATCTCCGTCCGTCGCTCAGCGTCTCCGACGGCAAACGTGCGCTAGTCTTCCATTGCTTCGCCGGCTGCAAACCTCGCGACATTATTGCTGCATTGAACGCGCTCGCTCCGGACCACGGCCCCACGCCTTGCTTGGAAACCCGAACCCTTTACAGACCTGCGACGAAATCGAAGACCACGTCCGCCCTTGCGCAAAAACTTTGGAAGGCGGCGCTTCCCGTCGCCCGCACGCCCGCCGAGACCTATCTTCGCTCACGCCGTTTGCCGCCAACTCCGCCGCCTACCATTCGCTTCCTTCCCTCGTATCGCTATGACGAAACGCGGCGCTTTCCGTGCCTTATCGCAGCCGTGCAAGCGCCCTCACGCGTAATCGTCGCGGTTCAGTTGACCTTTCTCGATCCTTCCGGGCTTAGAAAGGCCGACGTGCCGTATCCGCGGCGCGCGATCGGGCCGCTTAGCGATGGGCTTCTGCGCCTTGCGCCCGCTGCCGAGCATATCGGGCTCGCGGAAGGGTTCGAAACGGCTTGGGTAGCATCGCTGCTTCACGACAATTTCCCCGTTTGGGCGACGCTCGGCGCCGATCGCTATACGATAGTAGC includes:
- a CDS encoding DUF7146 domain-containing protein — its product is MNLDAAKIAKMLGGKPEGGGYLCSCPVKGHGKGRGDLRPSLSVSDGKRALVFHCFAGCKPRDIIAALNALAPDHGPTPCLETRTLYRPATKSKTTSALAQKLWKAALPVARTPAETYLRSRRLPPTPPPTIRFLPSYRYDETRRFPCLIAAVQAPSRVIVAVQLTFLDPSGLRKADVPYPRRAIGPLSDGLLRLAPAAEHIGLAEGFETAWVASLLHDNFPVWATLGADRYTIVALPPIVRRVTIFADYDAPGLLAALSFFERRPGLEVWIAVPTTMGVDFARVWELRSLATPFT